The genomic stretch AGGTCGGCGAGATCGACATCGTCGCGCGGAAGGAGGACGTCCTCGTCTTCGTGGAGGTCCGCTCGCGCGAGGACGCGGACTTCGGAACGCCCGAGGAGTCGGTCACCCCCGCGAAGCGACGCCGGATCGTCGCCGCGGCGCGGCACTACCTTTCGAAGGTGCCGCCCTCCTCCTGGCGCGAGGCCCGCTTCGACGTGATCGCCATCGAGGGGAGCGGGGACACCGCGGTGCTTCGGCACTTTCCTGCAGCATTTGATGCGAAGGGGAAAGTGCTCTGATATACGCTGTCGGGGTTATCCGAAGAACTCCTTCGCGATGCCGTAGATGCCCATGTCGATCGTCTTGAGCGTCGCGGTGGCCTCCGACAAGGG from Deltaproteobacteria bacterium CG2_30_66_27 encodes the following:
- a CDS encoding YraN family protein, with protein sequence MIPPPEARRAQGDVAEERACRHLEGAGFTIVERNFRTKVGEIDIVARKEDVLVFVEVRSREDADFGTPEESVTPAKRRRIVAAARHYLSKVPPSSWREARFDVIAIEGSGDTAVLRHFPAAFDAKGKVL